A segment of the Sanyastnella coralliicola genome:
GTTGTCATAGATCTGATCATTCAACCTATATTGATCTTCAATCTGCAGAATTCTACGCGTCGTCTCGTTGTTTAATCGTTCAACCGCGAACATTTGATCTAAGGTTAGACCTAGATCTTCCATAGCAAGACTGCGGATGGCATTTTCATTAGTTGTTTGCATGTTTTCGATGCATGACTCAGAGCCGTCAAGGGTGTAGTAAGCTTGTTTGGTTTGAGCGGTTGTTGACAACGTAAGTGCCAACATAAAAATCATTAGAGTATATTTCATAATAGTATTAAAATTTATTTGATAGATGTAGAGCAAATTCTATTCCTTTACTGATAATCAGGGGGTTGTGTTCTTGCATGTGTTGTTTGCTGTAGTTGTTATTACTCATAATGTAGAATAGTGTTCACGTTAAATAATCCAATTGTTTAGCTTTCATTTTTGTCCTAAATGAGAAAACCCCGCAAATGCGGGGTTTAGAACCAACCAACCAGTCAACTTATCCGTTGACTAATTTTTTTAGAATGTTTACCACCAAAAGTATTAGGGCGATAAAGAAAATAACTTTAGCTATGGTTGCGGCACCAGCTGCAATTCCTCCAAAGCCCAGAATGGCAGCGATTATGGCAATAATTAGAAATGTGAATGTCCATCTTAACATGAGAGTAAGTGTTAGTTTATTAAATGATTATTACTGAATGAGTACAAAGCCAATTTTTCCATTAACTGTGAATACTCTATTTTTGAGGTCAGGAGTGAATTCACTCGTTCCAATACGCACTACACCATAGTCGTATCGAGCTGTTGCACCAATGATGAGTCGGTTTAGAATCAACTCGATGCCTCCACCGAATACGATTCCCATGTCTCCGTCTTTAACAGAAATATCATTGTACTGAGGATCAACATCATCCAGGTTGGATAAGTATACCTGTTCTTCACTAATTCTGGTAGCAACATAAGGTCCGATAAAAACCTTCGGGTAAATGGTTTCCCCAATTGGAAGTCTCAAGTTGAAAAGAATAGGGAGCTCTGCGTAATCAAGACGGATTTGTTGTACTCCGTTAGAAGTGAGAACATCGGCTCCCTTGTTTGTAACGAGAAATTGTGGTTCAATAGAAAATGTTGGGGTAGGGGCCAAATTCAAACTTACGCCTAACCGAGATCCTACTGTTGGATCAACATTATCTGAGCTCAGTCCTCCGAACGTCGAGTTAGC
Coding sequences within it:
- a CDS encoding DUF1328 family protein translates to MLRWTFTFLIIAIIAAILGFGGIAAGAATIAKVIFFIALILLVVNILKKLVNG
- a CDS encoding outer membrane beta-barrel protein; translation: MKKYIIAFAIAFCSISGVMAQSSVSAGFIYGLANSTFGGLSSDNVDPTVGSRLGVSLNLAPTPTFSIEPQFLVTNKGADVLTSNGVQQIRLDYAELPILFNLRLPIGETIYPKVFIGPYVATRISEEQVYLSNLDDVDPQYNDISVKDGDMGIVFGGGIELILNRLIIGATARYDYGVVRIGTSEFTPDLKNRVFTVNGKIGFVLIQ